CTCGAAGTTTCATCGCTGGATGCTTGTATTGCTCTTCCGTTGTTTCAGGTAAGCCAAATCACcttaatttccatttttaatttcattatactttattttttatataattaaggtGCTAAAGAGTTTGGAACTCCGGACATATATGCTCTATATTTAGCGTCCAATTAAGATGCtcactcttttatttctttttattttgcagaGTGATACTTACTATCTTAAAGAAAGTTTACAATCAAGATGTCAAGTGTAAACCAACAAGCACAAGGATTTGGATCAATTCTAGGATTTGAATGTgaaaaaacaaaatataacacTACTACTAATTCAATAAGGAGGACTCTTTCAGCAGTTGACATGTCTTCTAAAAAATGGTTAAGTAGTACTCAGTCTGAAGTTTCACCATTAAGAAAGATTGCTTCTTCTGATGAACTACAAATTGCTGCTGATCAAGATATtgttgaagaaaagaatgatctttctcaacaacaacaaccaggACAGGTTGATATTTGGTGTTCAATTCTAACCCAAAATTCATCACATCTTCCACCTCCTTATGTTCATCCTCTTGTGAAACAATCCAAGAGTTGTTTATCTCTTAAAAGCCTTGAGATTTGTACTGAAAACTTAGGTTCTGAATCTGGGTCTGATGGTTATCCTCATTCAGATATCAGTCTTTCTGATACTGAAGAACAAGAAGCAATTGAACAAGTAGTTGTAGTAAAAGAGAGATCAGAGTTGGTCAAAGTTGATAAGAATGAAGTAGAGGTAGTAAACTACAGTAAGAAgtactcatcaccaccaccagcagcTTGTAGATCATTCCCACCCCCACTTAAATCACTCTCTAAATTCCCACCTCCACTGAAATCACTCTCTAAACCAGGAGGCGGTGGCATTCAAATGAAAACTCATCGTAAAGATGGAAGATTAGTTCTTGAAGCTGTCTCTGTTCCTACTTCTATAAACTTCTTCAATGCTCAACGTCGAGACGGTCGTCTTGTTCTAACTTTTGTTTCACCCATCCGAGAATCCAAATCTGAATCAGAAGATATTTTCGAAACCGATGAGGAGGTAGACCTCGAATGTAGTCATGATATtgagattgaagatgaagaagcagaagaaaacAAAGGGATTTTGTTGGAAATGATTCCAAAACTGCCAACTGGAGTGATAAATGTTCACAGATCAGCACTTATGGTGAATAAGTTTACAGGTCTGACAAACAACAGGAATAACCTAATATCTTGCtggtcatcatcatcaacaaaactACTACCACAATCACTACCAATATCACCACAACCAACATTAGCTTCAGGGGCACCACGATTAGTACCGAAACAACAAACCGTCGCGGCCACTGCTGCAGTGGTAGAGCCTACTTTCAACAAATATGAGTACTGTTGGCGAAAGGATACTACATCGTCAATGGTACCAGTTAGTGGAATTCATCATCTACTTAACCAACAACAATCACTACCCAACACCAAAAAGActtacaaccaccaccaccataataacGATAATAATCTCTTAACCCGTAAGAATAATTATTACATcaacaataataataacaattcAAAAGGAGGTCATGATTATAAGGAGGAGAAACAGATGAATGGTATTAGAGAAAAGCAGGTTGTTGAT
This is a stretch of genomic DNA from Papaver somniferum cultivar HN1 chromosome 1, ASM357369v1, whole genome shotgun sequence. It encodes these proteins:
- the LOC113322093 gene encoding protein FAF-like, chloroplastic, yielding MSSVNQQAQGFGSILGFECEKTKYNTTTNSIRRTLSAVDMSSKKWLSSTQSEVSPLRKIASSDELQIAADQDIVEEKNDLSQQQQPGQVDIWCSILTQNSSHLPPPYVHPLVKQSKSCLSLKSLEICTENLGSESGSDGYPHSDISLSDTEEQEAIEQVVVVKERSELVKVDKNEVEVVNYSKKYSSPPPAACRSFPPPLKSLSKFPPPLKSLSKPGGGGIQMKTHRKDGRLVLEAVSVPTSINFFNAQRRDGRLVLTFVSPIRESKSESEDIFETDEEVDLECSHDIEIEDEEAEENKGILLEMIPKLPTGVINVHRSALMVNKFTGLTNNRNNLISCWSSSSTKLLPQSLPISPQPTLASGAPRLVPKQQTVAATAAVVEPTFNKYEYCWRKDTTSSMVPVSGIHHLLNQQQSLPNTKKTYNHHHHNNDNNLLTRKNNYYINNNNNNSKGGHDYKEEKQMNGIREKQVVDQHLIVPAFCKPEPRKTSVFWEPPHCIATS